The genomic region AAAAAAGCATTTTATCTTTGTTTTCAAAGTTTTATTTAAACCAGGGGTTTTGCTATTTTTTGGTATAATTCCCAAAAATTTATAGAGATGAACAAATTAAAATCAATAATCGCAATTTTGCTTTTAAGTTTAATCACTTTATCCTTTAAAGCAAAAGCCCAAACCTGGGATTCTGTGGGAACGGGAATGAATGGTGGTGTAGGGGCATTTGTTGTAGATACAGTTAATAATATCCTTTATGCCGGTGGAGGGTTTACCACTGCGGGTGGAGTAAGCGCCAATAATATTGCTAAATGGGACGGAACAAGCTGGGATTCTTTAGGATCAGGATTGAATAGTGGTGTACAAGCATTAGCAATTTATAATGATACACTCTATGCGGCAGGTTCTTTTACATTGGCAGGTGGAATAAGCGCCAAATACATTGCAAAATGGAACGGAACAAGCTGGGATTCTGTAGGAACCGGAATGGATTCTGATGTCATGACATTAGCCGTTTACAATAATACACTTTACGCAGGAGGATTTTTTTCAACTGCAGGTGGAGTGAGTGCACCAACTATTGCAAAATGGGATGGAAGTAATTGGAGTTCTGTTGGAACAGGAACTAATCTTTTTGTTCTGTCTTTAGCCGCGCTTAATACTGTTCTATACGTTGGTGGTCTATTTACTACTGCAGGTGGAGTAAGCGCTATTAATATTGCACAATGGAATGGGACAAGCTGGGATTCTTTAGGAAGTGGACTTGGAGATCCCTTTGCAGATCAGGTGTTGGCTATAGATTCGTTTAATGGTGAGGTTTATGCGGGAGGGACTTTTATTAATTCAGGAGCAATGAGCATTTATAGGATCGCTCGATGGAATGGAGCAAGCTGGGATTCAGTAGGAACCGGGATGAACTTTGATGTTGAGTCCTTAACCAACTATAACAATGAACTCTATGCAGGAGGTCTTTTTACAACCGCAGGTGGAGTGGCAGCAAATTATATTGCAAAATGGAACGGGACAAATTGGTATCCAGTAGGGACAGGAATGAATGGTTGGGTTTATTCATTAATTGAGTATAATGGTGAACTCTATGCGGGTGGTGATTTCACAACCGCAGGTGGTATAAACGCAAATTATATTGCCAGATGGAACGCAGATACTTGTGGAATTACCTCCTCTTTTACTTCCAGCGCAACAACGATTTGTGAAGGAGAAATCATCAATTTCACCAATACCAGCACAGGAGCTATTACTTATGAATGGCAGCAAAACGGTACTCCTTTTAGTACGGCTACCGATACTTCAAGAACATTTAATATAGCAGGTACTTATTCCATCAGTCTTATTGCAGATAGCGGCAGTTGCAGTGATTCATCCGGTGTTATAATTATTGTCAATCCAACTTATTCTTTCAACACACCTAACGACACCATCTGTGATGGCGATAGCGTTTTGATAGGTGGTGTTTATCGCAAAACCGCAGGAATATACTATGACAGCTTAACTACTGCCAATAGTTGCGACAGCATAATTGCTACAACCTTGATCGTCAATCCAACTTATTCCATTAACACACCTAACGACACCATCTGTGATGGCGATAGCGTTTTGATAGGTGGTATTTATCGCAAAACAGCAGGAACATACTATGACAGTTTAACCACAGTCAATAGTTGCGACAGCGTAATTGCTACAACCTTAATCGTCAATCCAACTTATACCATTAACACACCGGATGAAACCATCTGCGATGGCGATAGCGTTTCGATATTTGCTGTTTATCGCAAAATAGCCGGAACATACTATGACAGTTTAACCACTGCCAATAGTTGCGATAGCGTAATTGCTACAACCTTAATCGTCAATCCAACTTATACCATTAACACACCTAATGAAACTATCTGCGATGGCGACAGCGTTTCGATATTTGCTGTTTATCGCAAGATAGCCGGAACATACTATGACAGCTTAACCACTGTCAATAGTTGCGATAGCGTAATTGCTACAACCTTAATAGTTAATTCATTACCAACTGTTAATCTCGGTGCAGATACTATTATTTGCAATAGTTGTTCAATAACGCTTGATGCGAGTGCAGGTTTTTCAAGCTATGACTGGTCAACAGGAGAAACCACACCAACCATAACAGTTGATTCAACAGCCACTTATATAGTACAAATCACAGATACAAATGGCTGTTCAGCCACAGATTCAATTGCAGTAACTATCTCAACTGGCATCAATAATCAATCAACAATCAACAATAATCAATTAAAAGTTCACCCAAATCCAAACACCGGAGAATTCACCGTAACATTCAACATAACAGAAAAGCAGCAAATCAATCTCAAAATAATTAACATAAAAGGTCAGATAATTTATCAGGAAAATCTAACTGATTTTACAGGCAGCTATCAAAATAAAATAGATATGAGTGGCTATGCAAAAGGAATATATAATTTACAACTATCAACTAAGCAAGGAACAATCAACAAAAAAATAATCCTTGAATAAAATACCATTAACCCCTCGATTTATCGAGGGGGCTCAAAAAACAAGTAATAACCTAACCGTTTTAATGGTTTTAAAAAATAAATAAACTTTGCGCTCTTTGCGCCTTTGCGAGATAAATTAAAGCCTCCGGCCACGGCCGGTCTACATTTTAATCGCTTCATTACCAATATTTTTGTAAAACTTTAGGAAAAAACAGTTTTTCCCTCTATCTTTGCGCATCCAAACCAAAAAAATAATTATCATGAAAAAGCATCTAGTATTATTATCAGTATTTACACTTATCGTATCGTATGGCTATTGCCAGGGTACCTTTAAGTTTGAAAAAGAATCGCACGATTTTGGCGCTGTGGAAGAAGGTAAGCTGGCAATTTATGAATTTGTTTTTAAAAATACAGGCAACCAGCCCATCATCATTTCCAACGTAAAAGCATCGTGCGGCTGCACCACACCATTTTGGACAAGAGAACCGGTGCCGCCTGGCGGAACAGGAAAAGTCAAAGCTCAATACAACAGCAAAGGAAGGCCCGGAACATTTGCCAAAAGCATTACAATTACCTCAAATTCCCAGACGCCTACCAAGGTGCTCCGTATCAATGGAGTTGTTAATAAAAAGCCGGCAAGAGTACTTACCCCGGAGGAGCTTGCTCAATCTCCCGTCATTCAATTTGAAAAATCAACCCACAATTTCGGGAAAGTAGAGATTGGTCAGACCGTAAGCTACAAATTTTCTTTTTCAAACAAAGGGAAAAATGACCTGAAGATCACTAATGTTCAGAGCCGCTGCAGGTGTGTAACCCATCAGGCATCCAAACAGGTGATTAAACCCGGAGAAACTGCCCAATTAACGCTGACTTACACCCCCAGGGGCAAAAGCGTACTCAAAGAAGTGGTTACGATTAATTCAAATGATCTGACCCAACAGGGATTTAACATTACTTTAATAGCCGATTTAGTTGAAAGCCTTGTCTCTCAAAGCATACTCAGGGAAGACAAAGCTTCGGTTCCGTTTAAATAATAATCAGTTTACCCCGCACATAAATTTATGTGCGGGGTTTACCGGTAAGCTGAAAACTGGGAACCGGATAACCGAAAACCTAAAAACCGATCCAAAGTACTCGGGAGAAAAACCGAAATTGTTATCACAATCTGCAATCTACAATCCGAAATTCGCAATCCGCAATGATAATAGGAGTCCCCAAAGAGATCAAAGAAGATGAAAACCGTGTAGCGCTTACGCCTGCAGGTGTTGCGGAATTAAAGAAATCCGGACATACCATCTTTGTACAAACAACAGCAGGTATTGGAAGCGGATTTGATGATAATGAATATGCTTCTGCAGGTGCACAAATATTACCAACTATTGAAGATGTTTATGATCGTGCAGATATGATCATCAAGGTAAAAGAGCCTATTAAGCAGGAATATAATCTCGTTAAGAAGGATCAGCTTATCTTCACTTATTTTCACTTTGCTTCCTCGCTAGAACTTACCAATGCTATGATGAAGTCCAAAGCAGTTTGCCTGGCTTATGAAACTGTCGAAGAAGCTGATGGTTCTTTGCCATTGTTGGTACCCATGTCTGAAGTAGCAGGTAGAATGGCAGTTCAACAAGGAGCCAAATACCTGGAACGGCCTCAAAAAGGCAGAGGAATATTATTGGGCGGTGTTCCTGGAGTAAATCCTTCAAATGTACTTATCCTAGGCGGAGGTATCGTTGGTACTCAAGCTGCGAAGATGGCAGCAGGATTGGGAGCTAACGTAACTATTATGGACATAAGCTTGCAGCGACTAAGATATTTGAGCGACATTATGCCTGCCAACGTCATTACCATTGTTTCTAACCATTATAATATCAGGGAAGCGATAAAAACATCAGACCTTATTATTGGGGCAGTTCTGATACCAGGCACTAAAGCACCCAATCTTATCACTCGTAAAATGCTTAAAGAAATGAGAGCGGGTACGGTATTGGTTGATGTTGCCGTTGACCAGGGTGGCTGTATCGAAACCTGCAAACCTACCACACATCAGAAACCCACTTTTGTAATTGATGAAATTGTTCATTATTGTGTTGCCAATATGCCCGGTGCGGTTCCCTATACTTCTACGTTAGCCCTAACCAATGCTACGCTCCCTTATGCCATAGAACTCGCAAATAAAGGATGGGAAAAAGCATGCAGTGAAAACCTGGAACTGTTATTGGGGTTAAATATTATTAATGGAGATATTGTTTATAAAGGTGTAGCAGAGACTTTTGGGTTAGAATATCATGACGTGGAGGAATATCTAGCGCATGCGCGTTGAGCATAGCGCATGGCCTGAATGCCATGCGAAAAAGTATGCTGAGGTATTAAAAAACCGTAACTATTCAGTAAATAATAAAATATTGCCAATAATTTTGAAATTCAGTAATATAAAAGGAGATATATTCGGTGGAATAACAGCAGGGATTGTCAGACGTCTTTAGTACCGGACAATATCAGTTTCAGTGACTTGTCAGCATGAATCGGTAAATCTCGATTACTCCTATTTCGGGGTCATCAAGGAATTCATTCAAGGCTTTAATATTATCTCGGATTATATTCTCTATATAAGGGACTCTACAATTTCCTATTTTCAACCAAATCACTTTGGGTGGGCTGCCTCTTGTTACACTTAAGTCGTTAAAATCTGAGTCTTTTGTTACTATCGTAAAACCGTTTTTTTTTGCAAAAATCCAAATTTCTTGATCATCAGATTCATCTAATCCTTTTATCATTACATGCGTTGAGCCTGGAAAAAGATCATCAAGTCTTGCTATTAACTTATCAGATAGATTGTTGTCAAATAACAATTTCATGGGCTTAATACTGTAACTTTGTGTTCCCGATCAGCAGCATAAGCTAAACAAGCAAGAATATCCTCCTTTGTAATTTTTGGAAAATCATCCATTATCTCCTCGAAAGTCATTTCATCGGCAAGCATGTTTAAAATATCATAAACTGTAATCCTGAACCCTCTTATACAAGGTTTACCTGACCGTTTTCCTGACTCAATGGTAATGTAATCTTTGTAGTTTATCATAATTCTAATATAGAATTTGAGCACGTTATTTTGCTATAGTTAATACTTTTTTGTTTTACAAAGATAATAATAAATACAAAAATTACATATCCACGAGGTTTATTTTCACCAAATTTGTTAATATTGCATCGCAATATTTTCAAAAAAAATTTATAACAATAACCAAAATTTTGAAATTCAGTAATATAAAAGGAGATCTATTCGGTGGAATAACAGCAGGCATTGTTGCGCTGCCGCTGGCGCTTGCCTTTGGCGTTCAATCGGGCATGGGAGCTGTTGCCGGTCTTTATGGTGCAATAGTGCTTGGGATCCTGGCGGCAATCTTTGGAGGAACAGCCACCCAGATAAGCGGGCCTACCGGGCCGATGACCGTAGTATCGGCAGCAGTCATCGGAACAGTAATTGTGCTTTCCGGAAGCGTGCAGAATGGCATGGGTGTCATTATCGCTACTTTCTTGCTGGCAGGAGGGTTTCAAATTCTCCTGGGTATTTTAAAAGTAGGCAAGTATGTGAAGTTTATTCCCTACCCGGTATTATCAGGATTCATGAGCGGAATAGGAGCGATCATCATCTTATATCAATTGTATCCTTTTTTGGGTCATGATTCTGAAAAAAGCACAATAGATATTATTATTCACTTCTCTAAACCTCTTACAGCAATGAATATAAGTGCGGTAGGATTGGGCGGTTTAACAATTGTTATTATATACCTATTTCCGAAAATTACGAAAGTTGTTCCCAGCCAGTTGGTTGCTTTGGTTGTTGTTACACTAACTGCATTTTTTCTTAAAATTGATGTTCCTATAATAGGAGATATTCCTACAGGACTTCCTGAATTAAAGATTGCTTCCATCTTGTCAATAGAACCTTCAAACTACTGGCTGATCGTGAAGTTTGCCATCACTCTTGCTGCATTGGGTGCAATTGATTCGCTGCTTACTTCGGTGATAGCCGATAACGTCACCAAGACTAAACATAACAGTAACCGGGAGCTGATAGGGCAGGGTATTGGTAATATGGCATCTGCACTGATTGGAGGTATTCCAGGTGCAGGCGCTACCATGAGAACTGTGGTGAATATTAATGCAGGAGGCAAAACACGACTGGCGGGTCTTGTGCATGGTTTGCTGCTTGTTGTTGTGTTATTTGGTGCCGGAAAATATGCTGCCCATATCCCGTTGTGTGTTCTTGCCGGTATTTTGATTACGGTGGGAATTGGAATTATTGACTATAAGGGACTGAAACACCTGCTTCATGTGCCCAGGGCAGAGGCGATGATATTGGTTATAGTACTGGCGATCACTGTTTTCGGGGACCTGCTTACTGCAGTGGCTGTGGGAATGGTTCTCGCATCCCTGGCGTTCATGAAGAAAATGAGTGATATAGTGAGTGACGAATCAAAAATATCTTCCATTACTAAGTTTGAAAAGGAATTACCGTGGAAAGATGAAGAAGAGATTTCAGATAAAATTGAAGATAAGATTTACATCAAACACCTTGACGGACCCTTATTTTTCGGGTTTACTGCTCAATTTCAGCAAATGACCCAAGCCTTGCCTGAAGTTAAAATAGTTATCATGAGGATGGAAAAAGTTCCTTACATAGACCAGTCAGGTTTGTATGCGCTGGAAGAGGTAATACTTGGGCTTGAGAAGAAAGATATTGTGGTGTTGATGACAGGGATCAAGGAACAGCCGGTGGACATGTTAAGAAAGTTGAATGTGGTTCCCGGATTGATACCCGAATCGTATCTGTTTGCAAGCTTTCGTGGTTGCACCAAGTGGCTGAAACATAACTTTGAAGAGAGCAAGGATGGATTTAAAAAAATTATTGATGATCTGCACGAAATTAAAAAGGCGGAGGTATCTTACCATATGTGATAAAAATTTAATGCCATATAATTTATAAAAGCAATAAAATGTTTATTCAAACGAAAGAATCATAAGCAATGCAAACCCCTGAAAAAGCACTTGAATTATTAAAGGAAGGTAACCAAAGGTTTGTTAGCAACAACCAAATTAACCGTGACTTGCTGGAACAGGTCAGGCAAACAGCTTCGGGGCAGCGCCCGTTTGCGGTAGTGCTCGGATGCATTGACTCGCGTGTGCCTCCTGAACTGATCTTTGACCAGGGCATTGGCGATATTTTGAATGTGCGCATCGCAGGTAATATTGTGAATGACGATATACTTGGAAGCCTGGAGTTTGCCTGTAAAGTGCTGGATTCAGCGCTTATCGTAGTGTTAGGCCATAGCCGGTGTGGGGCAGTACGTGGCGCATGTGATGACGTAAAATTGGGAAACCTGACAACGCTTATCAGCAAAATAAAGCCTGCGGTAGATTCTGTTAAGAATGAAAAAGATGACAGTACAACAAATGGCGGGTTTGTGCAGAAGGTAGCTGTAAGGAACGTTTTTATGACAATAAATGCCATTAAGGAAGGGAGCCAAATATTAGCAGAAATGATCGGAAATGCAGAGATAGGGATTGTTGGCGGGATGTATGATGTGGAAACGGGCAAGGTAGAGTTTATGGAAAATGGTTGATGGAAGATGGAAGAAAATAAAAATCCGAAATCCGAAACCACTAATTAGTGTCTGTCTATAAAGTCGAATGTTTAATATATTATAGTAAAAACATAACCTCGTAAGTTGATTAAAAAGTCGGCAGTCCACAGTCGGCAGTCAGCAAATTTGCCAACTGCCGACTGCCAACTGCCAACTTAATGTTGAAACTTTGGATTTTCATTAACGAATATTTTTGACATTATAGACAGACACTAATTACACTAAATTAGTGAAATTCTTAATTAGTGTAATTAGTGGTTTCAAAATCAAGAATTAATATCCATTTTCCATTTTTCCCAGTGTCGGGGTGGGGAGATTCGAACTCCCGACCCCCAGACCCCCAGCCTGGTGCGCTAACCGGACTACGCTACACCCCGAACATTATTGAATTATTTTTAGATTTAGTAATTTTATTATAAACTTATCAATTAACTGTCAATTGAACTGTCAACTGCTACTGCCACAACCTTGCCTTTATTCCCTCTATTCCCTTATTTCCTTATTCCCTTATTCCCAGCAAATTCATCGGATGACCCAAACGCACAACCTGGAGAGTCATCCGATGATAACCACCCCTTGTCATAGTCATTGTCTATTGTCATATTGTCTACTGTCTATTGCCAACTGCCAACTGCATTTCCTTATTCCCTCCTACCCTCCCCTACCCTCCTTGGGAAATAATTGTTATTAACATCAGTATCGGCTGTTTCTGATAACGGATCAAGTTTGAAAGACACGGCTTTTTTTTCTGATACAAATACCTGGCTGACCTGTTTATCATTTTTCTTCCAGATCTCGGCTGGTATTCTTATCACTTCTTCCGAACTATCTTCATAGCTGATTTGCAGGATCAAGGGCATTACCAGGCCCCCAATATTATTAAATTTCACCTCATATAAGTTTAAGCCTTTTCCTAACAGATCTTTCTGTTCACCGGTAAGGTCATTGTATAAACTTTCATAACCAGCCTTATCTAAAATTGCTATATCGAATCCCGGGTATTCGGTATGAATATCTGATAGGTGGCTATTTTCAACGTTATTATCGTTTAATTTATTTAAGGAGTGATGCTTTTCTCCTTCCCCTTTGACGAGGGAATTAGGGAGTGAGGCTTCTAATCTTAACAATGCAACATTCTCAATTGACATATCTACATGATCGGTAGTAAAAAACCAGCCTCTCCAGAACCAGTCAAGGTCTACCCCTGAAGCATCTTCCATGGTACGGAATAAGTCGGCAGGCATCGGACGTTTGAATGCCCACCTTCTGCAATATTCCTTAAAAGCATAGTCAAATAATTCTTTACCCATCACCGTATTTCTCAAAATATTCAGCGCAGCAGCAGTTTTTCCGTAAGCATTTTTGCCAAACTGTAAAAGTGATTCGGAATTGGTCATGATCGGAACCATTTTGGATTTATCACCTTTCATATAGCTGATTATGTTCTTTATGCCTCCCCTTTTTGGACGGAATTGAGGATCCCATTCTTTAAGGGCAAGCCCCTGAACAAAGCTATTCAGCCCTTCATCTAACCATGTCCACTGCCTTTCATCCGAATTGATGATCATGGGGAAAAAATTATGCCCTACTTCATGGGTGACCACCGATATGAGGCTGTTTTTCTTCGCCTCATCATAGGAACCGTCCGGATCAGGGCGGGCACCGTTAAAGCAGATCATAGGATATTCCATGCCCCAAACCGGCCCATGAACAGAGATCGCAACAGGGTAACTATAGTCAACACTATATACTGAATAGATTTTTAACGTATTAGCAACCACTCTGGTAGAGTATTTTCCCCAGAGGGGATTCCCCTCCTTTGGATAAAATGACATGGCAAGCACTTTGTTGCTACCCTGACCTTTGGTGCGAGGCTGGTTGATATTCACACCCATGGCGTCCCAGATGAATTTCCTTGAACTTGCCCAGGCAAAATCACGCACGTTGTTGGCATGAAAGATCCAGGTTTTCTTTTTATCTGACCTGGATTTTTCATTTTGTACAGCTTCATCCTGGGTAATAATAAGTACAGGCTGATCATTACTCCGGGCTTTTTTCAGTCTTTCGATCTGTTTTTTTGTTAGCACATCATCCGCATTTTGCAATTCTCCTGTGGCTGCCACTATGTGATCTGCCGGTACGGTAATGCTTACCTTATAATCTCCGAATGATAACGCAAACTCGCCCCTGCCTTGAAACTGCTTGTTCTGCCAGCCGTTTACATCATCATATACAGCCATACGTGGAAACCATTGCGCAATTTCATACAGGTAATTTCCATCTTCTTCAAAATATTCATATCCTGAGCGTCCCCCTATTTCCACATGGTTATTGATATTATAGCTCCATTTTATGGAAAAGGTGTAAGAATTATCTGGTTTTAATGGTGAAGGAATATCTACCCGCATCATAGTTTTATTAATAAAATATTTTAAATCCAGCCCTGATTTGTCTTTAACCTGCTCAATTTTATATCCGCCTTCAAAGCTACCATGATTCACAAAATAGGCTAATTCGTTCAGCTCAAGATCGCCATCTATTGTGTGTGTATTGGATTTGTAGGAGTCTGAACTTTTTGCTCTTACATTCTGGTCTAATTGCAGCCACAGGTAAGAAAGCGCATCAGGAGAATTATTGATATAGTTAATGGTTTCAAAACCAGTGATTCGCTGATTTTCATCATCTAATTCTGCCTTAATAACATAATCAGCTTTTTGCTGCCAGTATTTGTGTCCCGGAGCGCCAGAAGCTGTCCTGTAATTGTTTGGAGTAGGGAGTTCTTCTACTAATTGCTGGAATTTTGAGTTGCTGATATTTTGCTGGGCAAACAAATCAGCAGGCAGTTGACAGTAGACAGTAAGCAATATAGCTGCTACTACCAGGTTTCTGATTTTTCTCATGATAATGTTAGTTATTGGTTTGTTAGTCGTTGGTTATAGTTTGTTAGTTGTTAGTTATAGTTAGATTGTTCGTCCCACCCGGCTCCGACTGCTTTGGGAAATCAATAGTTTATCTAAAATATACTATTTTCAATCACCAACACAAGTGCAATCCCCCCGACAACACCGGAAATGATCAGGTTCCATTCTCTCCGTGTTATTCTGAAAAAATAGACAAATATGAATGAAGCCGCTAATATAGCAAACAAAAGTAATATTTGACATACTTCCACGCCAATATTAAAGGCAAAAAGTTTCAACATGATGTTTTCACTATTGCCCAAAACCTGCCTGAGATGATTTGAAATTCCCATCCCATGTATGAAGGCAAAGAAAACGCCAAAGAAGTACCTGAAATTATGTGAAGGATACCTGTATTGATATTTTTCCTTTCTAAAAAAAATGTTTGAAATAGCAGTAATGAGAATGGTACATGGCAGGAGAAATTCAATCAGATGATTATTAATAGTAAAATCATTCAATGAAGTTAGTACCACCGATATTAAATGCCCGAAGGTAAAAGAGGTAACTAACCACAGCACCTTTTTCCAATCAGCTATTTGATAAATAATAAACAATGCTGCCACAAAAAGAATGTGGTCGTAAGTATTTAAGCTGCTGATGTGATGGAAACCCTGGATAAAGTATGATGAAAAAGTTGACATTTTTTAAAAGTACATAATATTAACAAATAAACACTCACATTAAAGTTAATAACAGTTAATAACAGTTAACAACAGTTAACAACGGTTGCTTAAAACACTGCTTTTTTGCAATATGCTCCTTTTTTTCAAGATTAAGCATATGAAAAAGTAACCGATATTAACCATTATTAACCGCTATTAACTGTTTTTAACCATTTACATAAAGTTAACAACGGTTGCTTAGTGTTCTCCTGAGTACTTGGAGGATGCGCAGGCACACCAAATTTAGTATGTTTTAGTAAAAAAACAAAATTATTTTATGATTATCAATTTATTTCCTCTTTAACAGCCTCCTTTTTCACAAATCTTATCTCCCCTTTGTCATCAAGCACCGCTTCCACAATCGGGATATCTTTGCTATCCTCCCCGAAGGGTTCCCCGATAGGATCGGGACAGGCGCGGGAGGTACTACCGGCTTTTTTTAAATTACCTGCCAGTATTTCCTTAGATAGCTCATTCAATATCCTTCGCTGCAATACTCTTTTCAAAGGCCTTGCTCCGAATTGCGGGTCGTATCCGAGCTTGGCAAGCAGATTGAGCACTTCATCAGATGCCTTTAGTTGAATGCCTGACCCTTTGAGCCTTTGCTGTATCAATTTGAATTGAATATCTACGATCTTCCTTATCTCCTTCTTCGTGAGCGGCTTGAACATGATCATTTCATCAACCCTGTTCAAAAATTCAGGGCGTATGGTTTTTTTCATCAGCTCAAATACCTGGTTTTTCGTATCTTCAAATGTGGTGTCAGGTGTTTCCACCTGACACACATCATTGTGCTTTTCAAAATTTTCCTGTATAATATGCGAACCAATATTAGAGGTCATAATAATAATTGTATTCTTGAAATTTGCTATCCTCCCTTTGTTATCTGTAAGCCTGCCTTCATCCAGTACTTGTAGTAATATATTGAAAACATCAGAATGTGCTTTTTCGATCTCATCTAATAATATTACAGAATAGGGCTTTCGTCTCACTGCTTCAGTCAACTGACCGCCCTCATCATACCCAATATATCCCGGAGGCGCCCCAATCAGCCTGCTTACAGAATGTCTTTCCTGGTATTCCGACAGGTCAATACGTACTAATGCATTTTCATCATTAAATAAAAATGCTGCGAGGGTTTTTGCCAGTTCGGTTTTACCAACACCTGTGGTACCCAGGAAGATAAACGAACCAATAGGTCTTTTAGGATCCTGCATCCCTGCCCTGCTCCTTCTCACGGCATCAGCAATGATCCGTATGGCTTCTTCCTGCCCGGCAACGCGTTTGCCAAGCTCTTCTTCGAGGTGCAGTAATTTCTCCTTTTCGCTTTGCAGCATGCTTGAAACAGGAATCCCGGTCCATTTGCTCACAACATCAGCAATATCTTCACTGCTGACCTCCTCTTTTAGCATAGCGCCATTGCTTTGAACCTTGCTCATTTGCTTTTTTAATTCTTCAAGTTGTTTCTCGCTTTCCACAATCTTTCCGTAACGCAGTTCAGCTACTTTACCCAGAT from Cytophagales bacterium harbors:
- a CDS encoding T9SS type A sorting domain-containing protein; the encoded protein is MNKLKSIIAILLLSLITLSFKAKAQTWDSVGTGMNGGVGAFVVDTVNNILYAGGGFTTAGGVSANNIAKWDGTSWDSLGSGLNSGVQALAIYNDTLYAAGSFTLAGGISAKYIAKWNGTSWDSVGTGMDSDVMTLAVYNNTLYAGGFFSTAGGVSAPTIAKWDGSNWSSVGTGTNLFVLSLAALNTVLYVGGLFTTAGGVSAINIAQWNGTSWDSLGSGLGDPFADQVLAIDSFNGEVYAGGTFINSGAMSIYRIARWNGASWDSVGTGMNFDVESLTNYNNELYAGGLFTTAGGVAANYIAKWNGTNWYPVGTGMNGWVYSLIEYNGELYAGGDFTTAGGINANYIARWNADTCGITSSFTSSATTICEGEIINFTNTSTGAITYEWQQNGTPFSTATDTSRTFNIAGTYSISLIADSGSCSDSSGVIIIVNPTYSFNTPNDTICDGDSVLIGGVYRKTAGIYYDSLTTANSCDSIIATTLIVNPTYSINTPNDTICDGDSVLIGGIYRKTAGTYYDSLTTVNSCDSVIATTLIVNPTYTINTPDETICDGDSVSIFAVYRKIAGTYYDSLTTANSCDSVIATTLIVNPTYTINTPNETICDGDSVSIFAVYRKIAGTYYDSLTTVNSCDSVIATTLIVNSLPTVNLGADTIICNSCSITLDASAGFSSYDWSTGETTPTITVDSTATYIVQITDTNGCSATDSIAVTISTGINNQSTINNNQLKVHPNPNTGEFTVTFNITEKQQINLKIINIKGQIIYQENLTDFTGSYQNKIDMSGYAKGIYNLQLSTKQGTINKKIILE
- a CDS encoding DUF433 domain-containing protein; protein product: MNYKDYITIESGKRSGKPCIRGFRITVYDILNMLADEMTFEEIMDDFPKITKEDILACLAYAADREHKVTVLSP
- a CDS encoding M1 family metallopeptidase — encoded protein: MRKIRNLVVAAILLTVYCQLPADLFAQQNISNSKFQQLVEELPTPNNYRTASGAPGHKYWQQKADYVIKAELDDENQRITGFETINYINNSPDALSYLWLQLDQNVRAKSSDSYKSNTHTIDGDLELNELAYFVNHGSFEGGYKIEQVKDKSGLDLKYFINKTMMRVDIPSPLKPDNSYTFSIKWSYNINNHVEIGGRSGYEYFEEDGNYLYEIAQWFPRMAVYDDVNGWQNKQFQGRGEFALSFGDYKVSITVPADHIVAATGELQNADDVLTKKQIERLKKARSNDQPVLIITQDEAVQNEKSRSDKKKTWIFHANNVRDFAWASSRKFIWDAMGVNINQPRTKGQGSNKVLAMSFYPKEGNPLWGKYSTRVVANTLKIYSVYSVDYSYPVAISVHGPVWGMEYPMICFNGARPDPDGSYDEAKKNSLISVVTHEVGHNFFPMIINSDERQWTWLDEGLNSFVQGLALKEWDPQFRPKRGGIKNIISYMKGDKSKMVPIMTNSESLLQFGKNAYGKTAAALNILRNTVMGKELFDYAFKEYCRRWAFKRPMPADLFRTMEDASGVDLDWFWRGWFFTTDHVDMSIENVALLRLEASLPNSLVKGEGEKHHSLNKLNDNNVENSHLSDIHTEYPGFDIAILDKAGYESLYNDLTGEQKDLLGKGLNLYEVKFNNIGGLVMPLILQISYEDSSEEVIRIPAEIWKKNDKQVSQVFVSEKKAVSFKLDPLSETADTDVNNNYFPRRVGEGRRE
- the ald gene encoding alanine dehydrogenase, whose translation is MIIGVPKEIKEDENRVALTPAGVAELKKSGHTIFVQTTAGIGSGFDDNEYASAGAQILPTIEDVYDRADMIIKVKEPIKQEYNLVKKDQLIFTYFHFASSLELTNAMMKSKAVCLAYETVEEADGSLPLLVPMSEVAGRMAVQQGAKYLERPQKGRGILLGGVPGVNPSNVLILGGGIVGTQAAKMAAGLGANVTIMDISLQRLRYLSDIMPANVITIVSNHYNIREAIKTSDLIIGAVLIPGTKAPNLITRKMLKEMRAGTVLVDVAVDQGGCIETCKPTTHQKPTFVIDEIVHYCVANMPGAVPYTSTLALTNATLPYAIELANKGWEKACSENLELLLGLNIINGDIVYKGVAETFGLEYHDVEEYLAHAR
- a CDS encoding SulP family inorganic anion transporter codes for the protein MLKFSNIKGDLFGGITAGIVALPLALAFGVQSGMGAVAGLYGAIVLGILAAIFGGTATQISGPTGPMTVVSAAVIGTVIVLSGSVQNGMGVIIATFLLAGGFQILLGILKVGKYVKFIPYPVLSGFMSGIGAIIILYQLYPFLGHDSEKSTIDIIIHFSKPLTAMNISAVGLGGLTIVIIYLFPKITKVVPSQLVALVVVTLTAFFLKIDVPIIGDIPTGLPELKIASILSIEPSNYWLIVKFAITLAALGAIDSLLTSVIADNVTKTKHNSNRELIGQGIGNMASALIGGIPGAGATMRTVVNINAGGKTRLAGLVHGLLLVVVLFGAGKYAAHIPLCVLAGILITVGIGIIDYKGLKHLLHVPRAEAMILVIVLAITVFGDLLTAVAVGMVLASLAFMKKMSDIVSDESKISSITKFEKELPWKDEEEISDKIEDKIYIKHLDGPLFFGFTAQFQQMTQALPEVKIVIMRMEKVPYIDQSGLYALEEVILGLEKKDIVVLMTGIKEQPVDMLRKLNVVPGLIPESYLFASFRGCTKWLKHNFEESKDGFKKIIDDLHEIKKAEVSYHM